The DNA window CACCACCAAAACCAATTCCATCCCTGGCCCCGTGAAGTGGCTGAAGGGCTGGGGCACTGGGAACGAGACCATCTATGACCAGACGGGCAACTTCCCCCGCGTGACGAGGGCAGTGAATGGGTCCAACACGGACTTCACCATCCACATCAGGGATGTTCGACCCGAGGATGCTGGCACCTATTACTGCGTGAAGTTCCGCAGATCTCTGGATGGTGATGAGCCGTATCTGCGTGGAAAGGGCACGGTGGTGTCTGTACGTGGTGAGTGGggctcccagagcagctcccgcTGGGAACCAGCCCTGCTGGGCGCAGTccccggcacagcccagcccaTCCCAGCCCGGTGGGCTCTGGTCTGGGCAagtggggacagggagggggctCGGGGGCCGGTCCCAGGGGAGGGTCCTGTGGGCCATCCCCAGGCACATCTGGGCCATCCCGGGACCCCTCGCTCCCTGCAACCCCGGGGCCGCGCATGGGGGGGCAGAGCCTGGTCTGACGGCCCCACGCTTCTCCCCGCAGCCAAACCCACCCACCCGGTCGTGTCTGGGCCCGGCCACAGAGAGAAGCCAGGGCAGTCAGTGCCTTTCACCTGCACAGCTGGAGGGTTCTTCCCCAAGGACATTGATGTGAAATGGCTGAAGGACGAGGCCCAGATCTCAGCTCAGCAGCCCCAGATCACCCTTGGGCGGACAAATTCCTCCTACAACATGGCCAGCACCGTGACGGTGACGCTGCAGAAGGACGATGTCCGCTCACGGCTGGTCTGCGAGGTGAAGCACCCCGTGCTGACGGCCCCGCTGAGGGGGACGTACCAGCTCGGGCAAGCCCTGCGAGGTGAGGGCTGGGTGGGGACCGGTGCCTGGGGTGTCCGGttcccgtggggctgggggtcctggggcggggacggggcaccctgcgggcaggggagctgggggacCCTGTTAGCAGGcgctgcctctcttcccagTCTCCCCCAGCATCCGCCTGCTCCCTGACCCGCCGAGCCCTGTGGAGGTGAACAAGACCGTGAGCTTCACCTGCCACGTGAAAGGGTTTTACCCAGGAAACGTGACCGTCACCTGGCTGGAGAATGGGACGCAgatgaaggaggaaaacatcTCCCGGCCAGAGGAGCCCCCCTCGGGCTTGTTTGAGCTGAGGAGCCAGCTGGAGGTCCAAGCAACGGAGGAGAAGAACGGGTCCGTGTTGACCTGCCGGGTGGTGCACGATGCCCAGGCCCCCGATGACAGGAAAACCACCCTGCGGATCGTCGCCCCGGCCAGGGAGGGGCTGAGCGACCGGTCCCAGTCTGATAACGGTGTGTGAGAGCTGCTGGGATGTGGTCCCTGCTGGGAAGGCTGTGGGGCATCACCCCCTTGAGAAAGCTCCCACCAGAATCTGGTTCACGGACACAAAATCTGCAtgttggggggtttgggggtatGTGATGCTGGCAGGTACTGAGCTGTCATCCTCAGTGCTTCAGGCATCACCAGACCAATCCCATCTGTAAGGCTGTAGGGACTTGGTACCAGTGTTTTCAGGCCTGCAGTGACCTTTTTCATTCGTGTTTCAGGCAACTTGCTCATCTATAGCGTGGTGGGAGTGGTCTGCACCGTGTTGGTGCTGCTGGTGTCTGCAATTCTTTACCTCATCCGGGCAAAGCAGAGCAAGGGTAAGGAAACCAGATGTGCGCAGGGAAGCAGCTGCTCCTGacccccttctccctctctctggaGTGTCAGTGCTTGGACGCCGAATTCACGGCTGtgtggctgcagctcctgcccaaaGGGGAGGATGGAGTAGAGCTCTCCAGGTTGTttacaggctgcaggggaagctCTGCCTGGTGCCAGTGCCTGCCAGGAGCAGGGTCAAACGTGCTCGTTATTCCTTGTACCTAAAATACCTGACAACCCCCTGCACCTTTTGCCAGGAACAGTCCTGCAGTAAATGGAGTGAAACTCCAGAAAATTGCAGTCACTCACCTCTGGGAAAAGATGTGTATCTGCTCTTGCAGCAGTCTCTGCATGTGGGCTTGCGTGCCTGGCGAAGCAGGGGTGGGG is part of the Grus americana isolate bGruAme1 chromosome 17, bGruAme1.mat, whole genome shotgun sequence genome and encodes:
- the LOC129214088 gene encoding tyrosine-protein phosphatase non-receptor type substrate 1-like isoform X1; its protein translation is MRPPGAPLRRPRQRPVAEPGPGQKQSTMELLPRGPGRAAWPLTCLVLLSLRGWPGAGAQAVQDFTLEQPQDNVVVTAGQMLTLNCTTKTNSIPGPVKWLKGWGTGNETIYDQTGNFPRVTRAVNGSNTDFTIHIRDVRPEDAGTYYCVKFRRSLDGDEPYLRGKGTVVSVRAKPTHPVVSGPGHREKPGQSVPFTCTAGGFFPKDIDVKWLKDEAQISAQQPQITLGRTNSSYNMASTVTVTLQKDDVRSRLVCEVKHPVLTAPLRGTYQLGQALRVSPSIRLLPDPPSPVEVNKTVSFTCHVKGFYPGNVTVTWLENGTQMKEENISRPEEPPSGLFELRSQLEVQATEEKNGSVLTCRVVHDAQAPDDRKTTLRIVAPAREGLSDRSQSDNGNLLIYSVVGVVCTVLVLLVSAILYLIRAKQSKGKSSPSARLHEPEKSSEAATQRRNPWCLVQESDANNLTYADLNFDREKKTIRRMEMNQQSEYACIQTSQAPTSDDNLTYADLDMVHLSKAPRRPAPHPEETGSEYASVQIPKK
- the LOC129214088 gene encoding tyrosine-protein phosphatase non-receptor type substrate 1-like isoform X2 translates to MRPPGAPLRRPRQRPVAEPGPGQKQSTMELLPRGPGRAAWPLTCLVLLSLRGWPGAGAQAVQDFTLEQPQDNVVVTAGQMLTLNCTTKTNSIPGPVKWLKGWGTGNETIYDQTGNFPRVTRAVNGSNTDFTIHIRDVRPEDAGTYYCVKFRRSLDGDEPYLRGKGTVVSVRAKPTHPVVSGPGHREKPGQSVPFTCTAGGFFPKDIDVKWLKDEAQISAQQPQITLGRTNSSYNMASTVTVTLQKDDVRSRLVCEVKHPVLTAPLRGTYQLGQALRVSPSIRLLPDPPSPVEVNKTVSFTCHVKGFYPGNVTVTWLENGTQMKEENISRPEEPPSGLFELRSQLEVQATEEKNGSVLTCRVVHDAQAPDDRKTTLRIVAPAREGLSDRSQSDNGNLLIYSVVGVVCTVLVLLVSAILYLIRAKQSKGKSSPSARLHEPEKSSEAATQESDANNLTYADLNFDREKKTIRRMEMNQQSEYACIQTSQAPTSDDNLTYADLDMVHLSKAPRRPAPHPEETGSEYASVQIPKK